One segment of Stomatobaculum sp. F0698 DNA contains the following:
- the aroE gene encoding shikimate dehydrogenase — protein MIDAKTKVFGLLANPIGHSLSPRFQNALAAYCGENAVYLPFEVKRPETLEAALKGAHALGIAGLNVTVPYKEAVIPYLSGLSEEARLIGAVNTLVRSEEGYVGHNTDIAGMERMLLRQGLSIRGAKVLVLGAGGAARSAAVLAALKGAAELVILNRNKERAEALAKSLRNVAPELPVLTEGLDAWESLSGNDYLAIQCTSVGMWPKAEEAVIADPRFYEKLSAAADIVYTPAETEFLRLARAAGKPTVGGLPMLISQGIHAFSLWTGKTCTAADEESLLKLVREALPA, from the coding sequence ATGATTGACGCAAAGACCAAGGTGTTCGGCCTGCTGGCAAACCCCATCGGGCACAGCCTCTCGCCGCGCTTTCAAAACGCGCTCGCCGCATACTGCGGGGAGAACGCGGTCTATTTGCCGTTTGAGGTGAAGCGCCCCGAGACGCTGGAAGCGGCGCTAAAGGGGGCGCATGCACTCGGCATTGCGGGACTTAATGTGACCGTACCCTATAAGGAGGCGGTCATCCCCTACTTAAGCGGTCTCAGCGAGGAGGCGCGGCTCATCGGCGCGGTGAATACCCTCGTTCGGAGCGAAGAGGGGTATGTCGGTCACAACACGGACATTGCGGGAATGGAGCGCATGCTTTTGCGGCAGGGGCTCTCGATTCGGGGCGCAAAGGTTCTTGTTCTCGGCGCGGGCGGTGCCGCGCGGAGCGCGGCCGTGCTCGCGGCGCTCAAGGGAGCGGCTGAGCTCGTGATTCTGAACCGGAATAAGGAGAGGGCGGAGGCGCTCGCTAAGTCGCTGCGGAACGTGGCGCCGGAACTGCCTGTCCTTACGGAAGGGCTCGACGCCTGGGAGAGCCTTTCCGGCAATGACTATCTCGCAATCCAGTGCACGAGTGTCGGTATGTGGCCCAAGGCAGAGGAAGCTGTGATTGCGGACCCGCGCTTCTACGAGAAACTCTCGGCGGCTGCGGATATTGTGTACACGCCTGCGGAAACCGAATTCTTGCGGCTTGCGCGCGCGGCGGGAAAGCCTACGGTCGGCGGCCTGCCCATGCTGATTTCGCAGGGTATTCACGCATTTTCGCTCTGGACGGGCAAAACCTGTACCGCGGCGGACGAGGAGAGTCTGCTCAAACTGGTGCGAGAGGCGCTTCCCGCCTAG
- the efp gene encoding elongation factor P: MISAGDFRNGITLEIDNAVYQIIEFQHVKPGKGAAFVRTKIKNVMTGAVTERTFRPTEKFPTARIDRVEMQYLYADDDMFNFMNTETYDQISLNKELIGDALKFVKENEMVKVVSYNGNVFSVEPPLFVELEITETEPGFAGNTATGAQKPAIVETGAQISVPLFVGIGDRVKIDTRTGEYLGRAQN; this comes from the coding sequence ATGATTTCTGCAGGTGATTTCAGAAACGGCATCACGCTTGAGATTGACAACGCGGTCTATCAGATCATTGAATTCCAGCACGTGAAGCCGGGCAAGGGCGCAGCATTCGTGCGCACCAAGATCAAAAACGTGATGACAGGAGCTGTGACTGAGCGCACCTTCCGTCCGACGGAGAAATTCCCGACCGCACGCATCGACCGCGTCGAGATGCAGTATCTCTATGCCGATGACGACATGTTCAACTTCATGAACACGGAGACCTACGATCAGATTTCTCTGAACAAGGAGCTGATCGGCGATGCGCTCAAGTTTGTCAAGGAGAACGAGATGGTCAAGGTTGTCTCCTACAACGGCAACGTGTTCTCGGTCGAGCCGCCGCTCTTTGTCGAGCTGGAGATCACGGAGACCGAGCCGGGCTTCGCGGGCAACACGGCTACCGGCGCACAGAAGCCGGCTATCGTTGAGACCGGCGCACAGATTTCCGTGCCGCTCTTTGTCGGCATCGGCGACCGCGTCAAGATTGACACCCGCACGGGCGAGTATCTCGGCAGAGCACAGAACTAA
- the argS gene encoding arginine--tRNA ligase: protein MATKTVLEAMNESVARAFAAAGYPDAQASVQLSNRPDLCEYQCNGAMAVAKKAGKRPLEVAEAVAEELKREELFAEVGAVPPGFINLRVSPAALAAHVRALAEDAQCGVARDESRKIVVDYGGANVAKPLHVGHLRSAIIGEALKRMGAFFGNEMIGDVHLGDWGLQMGLIIEELRLRKPELPYFDEAFSGSYPAEAPFTIAELEEIYPTASKRSKEDEAFAEAAHQATVKLQSGDPGFTALWKHILTVSKADLKKNYDALAVSFELWKGESDAQPLIPGLIEDLETRGIARASEGALVVDIAEPTDKKELPPCIVRKSDGAALYATSDLATLIDREATLSPDCYIYIADKRQELHYTQFFRVARKAGIVPPAHELIYIGFGTMNGKDGKPFKTREGGVMRLETLIREIREAVSTRIAENPEITAEEAARTSEQVALAALKYADLSNQASKDYVFDLERFASFEGNTGPYILYTAVRIKSILKKYAEQGGAPVSPADLRPAESESEKALFLDLARYPEVMRGAWKELAPHRICQYLYGLADHFNSFYHAIRILQESDEAKKRGYLALIATAERVIELSLAVLGMEVPERM from the coding sequence ATGGCGACAAAGACTGTTTTGGAAGCAATGAATGAGAGTGTGGCGCGCGCCTTTGCCGCGGCCGGCTATCCGGACGCACAGGCCTCGGTGCAGCTCTCGAACCGTCCGGACCTCTGCGAGTACCAGTGTAACGGTGCAATGGCGGTTGCCAAAAAGGCGGGCAAGCGCCCGCTCGAGGTTGCGGAGGCCGTGGCGGAAGAACTGAAGCGGGAAGAACTCTTTGCGGAGGTCGGTGCCGTGCCGCCAGGCTTCATTAACCTCCGTGTAAGTCCGGCTGCTCTGGCGGCACACGTGCGTGCGCTCGCGGAGGATGCGCAGTGCGGCGTGGCGCGCGATGAGAGTCGAAAGATCGTTGTCGACTACGGCGGCGCAAATGTCGCGAAGCCGCTCCACGTGGGACACCTCCGCTCCGCCATCATCGGCGAGGCCTTAAAGCGCATGGGCGCTTTCTTCGGAAACGAGATGATAGGCGATGTGCACCTCGGTGATTGGGGTCTCCAGATGGGACTCATTATCGAGGAGCTGCGCCTTCGTAAGCCGGAGCTCCCGTACTTTGACGAGGCGTTTTCGGGCAGCTATCCCGCGGAAGCGCCGTTTACGATTGCCGAGCTCGAGGAGATTTACCCAACCGCAAGCAAGCGCTCCAAGGAAGATGAGGCCTTTGCCGAGGCTGCGCATCAGGCGACCGTAAAGTTGCAGAGCGGCGACCCCGGGTTCACCGCACTCTGGAAGCACATTCTCACGGTTTCCAAGGCAGACTTAAAGAAAAACTACGATGCGCTTGCGGTCTCGTTTGAACTCTGGAAGGGAGAGTCCGATGCGCAGCCGCTGATTCCCGGTCTTATCGAAGACCTCGAGACGCGGGGCATTGCGAGAGCTTCCGAGGGTGCGCTGGTCGTCGACATTGCGGAGCCGACTGACAAGAAGGAACTCCCGCCCTGCATCGTCCGGAAGTCGGACGGCGCGGCACTCTATGCGACCAGCGACCTCGCAACCTTAATCGACCGCGAGGCGACGCTCTCGCCGGACTGCTATATTTACATTGCGGACAAGCGCCAGGAACTCCACTACACGCAGTTCTTCCGCGTTGCGCGGAAGGCGGGCATTGTCCCCCCGGCGCACGAGCTCATCTACATAGGCTTCGGCACGATGAACGGCAAGGACGGGAAGCCGTTTAAGACCCGTGAGGGCGGCGTGATGCGTCTTGAGACCCTGATTCGGGAGATTCGGGAGGCGGTTTCTACCCGCATCGCGGAGAATCCGGAGATCACGGCGGAGGAGGCAGCGCGCACTTCGGAGCAGGTGGCGCTCGCCGCACTGAAATACGCGGACCTCTCGAACCAGGCCTCGAAGGACTATGTTTTCGACCTGGAGCGCTTTGCCTCCTTTGAGGGCAACACCGGACCCTACATTCTCTACACGGCGGTGCGCATCAAGTCCATACTCAAAAAATACGCGGAGCAGGGTGGCGCGCCCGTGAGCCCGGCCGACCTTCGCCCGGCGGAGAGCGAGAGCGAAAAGGCCCTCTTCCTTGACCTCGCGCGCTACCCGGAGGTGATGCGCGGAGCCTGGAAAGAACTTGCGCCGCACCGCATCTGCCAGTATCTCTACGGACTTGCGGATCACTTCAACTCCTTCTACCACGCGATTCGCATCCTGCAGGAGTCGGATGAGGCAAAGAAGCGCGGCTACCTCGCGCTGATTGCGACCGCGGAGCGTGTGATTGAACTTTCGCTCGCGGTTCTCGGCATGGAAGTGCCGGAACGCATGTGA
- a CDS encoding sensor histidine kinase has protein sequence MREKGSRYEMEHRLYLTMTVLVTVILLCSLGFTLAMDIARERRALDRKISDAAVYVAELRGVRNMLDAGYPDAEVTEQLEAITEFVSGIDSILIADRKGLRFYQTSRHMAGDMFVDGSEARILKGTAPYITTVDGTGGPLHCAFHGIKNEKGETEGFVMVSVAVSKITGQSRQIMLVYVAMFLAMLLLSILLTGAFFRFQRSTLLGHEPTELLSLYLRQDGVINSLAEGIVSVGPNGKILFANKPAQALLAGRERGLVGKALKEVFPETHFDEVMREGNAVMNQVYVQGDQTLLISELPVNQPDKRPGGVLLILQDRTEALRLSDELSGAHNMMETLRAFNHEFLNKLHIILGYLQTGEIDRAKEFIINSNLVSSQSVRDTANALRVSEVCALVIGKMMHAAESGIRLSLEPGSSLMERDLLMEPREYVTVVGNLLENAIEELKESGEKNGEIRLGIFAKPGVNVISCEDSGRGVNAELLDHIFQRGVSTKGKNHGTGLYLVKQVADKYGGEISVETEPGEGSCFTVSLTALQSAERRKGAE, from the coding sequence ATGAGGGAAAAGGGCAGCAGATACGAAATGGAACACCGCCTCTACCTGACCATGACAGTTTTGGTCACGGTGATTCTTCTCTGCAGTTTGGGGTTTACCCTTGCCATGGATATTGCCAGAGAGCGAAGGGCGTTGGATCGCAAGATTTCCGACGCCGCCGTCTACGTCGCCGAACTCCGCGGCGTTCGCAACATGCTCGATGCGGGATATCCGGACGCAGAGGTGACCGAACAGCTCGAGGCGATTACCGAGTTTGTCTCGGGCATCGACTCCATTCTGATTGCAGACCGCAAGGGCTTGCGCTTCTATCAGACAAGTCGTCATATGGCGGGCGATATGTTCGTAGACGGTTCCGAAGCGCGCATCCTGAAAGGGACGGCGCCTTACATCACAACCGTAGACGGAACCGGAGGCCCACTGCATTGTGCCTTTCACGGGATCAAAAACGAGAAAGGTGAGACGGAAGGTTTCGTCATGGTTTCGGTTGCAGTTTCTAAAATCACGGGCCAGAGCCGGCAGATTATGCTGGTCTATGTCGCCATGTTTCTCGCGATGCTGCTGCTCAGCATTTTGCTGACCGGCGCGTTTTTCCGCTTTCAGCGCTCCACTTTGCTCGGCCATGAGCCGACGGAGCTCCTCAGCCTGTATTTAAGGCAGGACGGCGTGATCAATTCGCTTGCGGAGGGCATTGTCTCGGTCGGGCCAAACGGTAAAATTCTGTTTGCCAATAAGCCTGCCCAGGCCTTGCTCGCGGGGCGGGAACGCGGCTTGGTCGGAAAAGCGTTAAAAGAGGTATTTCCCGAGACGCATTTCGATGAGGTGATGCGCGAGGGAAACGCGGTGATGAATCAGGTCTATGTACAGGGAGATCAGACGCTCTTAATCAGCGAGCTCCCGGTGAACCAGCCGGATAAGCGCCCCGGCGGAGTGCTGCTCATATTGCAGGATAGAACGGAGGCACTGCGCCTCTCGGATGAACTCTCCGGCGCACATAATATGATGGAGACGCTGCGCGCCTTTAATCATGAATTCCTAAATAAGCTGCACATCATCCTCGGATATTTACAGACGGGAGAAATTGACAGAGCTAAGGAGTTTATCATAAACTCTAATCTTGTTTCCAGTCAGTCGGTGCGGGACACGGCGAACGCACTTCGGGTGTCGGAGGTCTGCGCGCTCGTCATCGGGAAGATGATGCACGCGGCGGAGAGCGGCATACGGCTGAGCCTTGAGCCCGGCAGCAGTCTGATGGAGCGGGATCTTCTGATGGAGCCCAGGGAGTATGTGACCGTGGTCGGCAACCTTCTGGAGAATGCCATCGAAGAGCTCAAGGAGAGCGGCGAGAAGAACGGCGAAATACGTCTCGGTATCTTCGCAAAGCCCGGTGTCAACGTGATCAGTTGCGAGGACAGCGGTCGCGGCGTGAACGCCGAACTCCTGGATCATATCTTTCAGCGTGGGGTCAGTACCAAGGGAAAGAATCATGGCACGGGTCTCTACCTGGTCAAACAGGTGGCGGACAAGTACGGCGGTGAAATTTCCGTTGAGACCGAGCCCGGTGAGGGCAGTTGTTTCACGGTAAGTCTGACCGCTTTGCAGAGCGCAGAGCGCCGGAAAGGAGCAGAGTGA
- a CDS encoding TAXI family TRAP transporter solute-binding subunit: MRRGFAARKKRAAIALSLVFLCLFSACAVHGRNASKATWLTVGTADAGGSMYANGSELAAAITARDEGLRFNLKASTGSPGNLRALLSGEVDLALITADIAAKAKEESGGEELRVIAAIYPSVSHWMALRESGITTVSELKGSALAIGPENSATEHASERVFEKLRFPETGNYYYAGIGHGAELVERGEVKAVHALAGVPTPGLKKLASTKDSVLLRYESAELDKILSGEAEYFPTVIPKGSYPGQEEDIPSFGVKCLLCVRADMDENLVYRLTKHVYESLPELVASNPSFAGAEDKSFYLEDLPLSLHPGALRYYQEQGLTEDKER, encoded by the coding sequence ATGAGGAGAGGGTTTGCCGCGAGGAAAAAGCGCGCAGCAATTGCGCTTTCCCTTGTTTTTTTGTGTTTATTTTCCGCCTGTGCCGTGCACGGACGAAATGCTTCGAAGGCGACCTGGCTCACGGTCGGAACGGCGGATGCGGGCGGCAGCATGTACGCGAACGGCTCGGAACTTGCGGCGGCAATTACGGCGCGGGACGAGGGGCTTCGTTTTAACTTAAAGGCCTCCACAGGTTCTCCGGGGAACCTGAGAGCCCTGCTCTCCGGCGAGGTGGATTTGGCGCTGATCACCGCGGATATCGCGGCCAAAGCGAAGGAGGAGTCGGGCGGCGAAGAACTCCGCGTCATCGCCGCGATTTATCCGAGTGTCAGCCACTGGATGGCGCTCCGGGAGAGCGGTATCACCACCGTTTCGGAACTCAAGGGAAGCGCGCTTGCCATAGGTCCCGAGAACTCCGCAACCGAGCATGCATCCGAGCGAGTATTCGAAAAACTCCGTTTTCCCGAAACGGGAAACTATTACTACGCGGGCATCGGTCACGGTGCGGAACTGGTGGAGCGGGGCGAGGTAAAAGCGGTACATGCGCTCGCGGGTGTTCCGACGCCGGGACTCAAGAAATTGGCCTCGACAAAGGACAGCGTTCTGCTTCGCTATGAAAGCGCGGAACTCGATAAAATTCTCTCCGGAGAGGCGGAATATTTTCCGACCGTCATCCCGAAGGGCAGCTATCCCGGACAGGAGGAGGATATCCCGAGTTTCGGGGTAAAATGTCTGCTCTGTGTGCGCGCGGATATGGATGAAAATTTGGTTTATCGGTTGACGAAACATGTATATGAGTCGCTGCCGGAACTCGTCGCATCGAACCCGAGTTTTGCGGGCGCGGAGGACAAGTCTTTTTATCTTGAGGACCTGCCCCTGTCGCTGCATCCGGGCGCGCTGCGCTATTATCAAGAGCAAGGTCTCACGGAGGATAAAGAGAGATGA
- a CDS encoding response regulator, whose translation MYRVLIVEDDPMVASIDRSYVERTADFTVVAVCKNGVEALELFKTEEIDLVVLDYYTPGMNGDEFLDKLHETGMRPEVIMVTSANSVEIVQELLSRGISDYLVKPFEYDRFREGLERFRRRREVLQDAGTGMRQEEIDRMLSRGAAERLQDSEPLPKGMNRQTLSLVREYLRNHLGQRFTSEAIATQIGLSRITVRRYVSFLVERGELTSTIDYQTGGRPGILYQYREFQ comes from the coding sequence ATGTATCGAGTATTGATTGTAGAAGATGACCCGATGGTGGCATCCATTGACCGAAGTTATGTCGAGAGAACCGCAGACTTTACGGTTGTTGCCGTCTGTAAGAACGGCGTGGAGGCGCTGGAGCTGTTTAAGACCGAGGAAATCGATCTTGTCGTGCTGGACTACTATACGCCCGGTATGAACGGAGATGAGTTCCTGGACAAGCTTCACGAGACCGGTATGCGACCGGAAGTCATTATGGTGACCTCCGCGAACAGCGTGGAGATTGTGCAGGAGCTCTTGTCCCGCGGCATCAGCGATTATCTCGTGAAGCCATTTGAGTATGACCGTTTCCGCGAGGGCCTGGAGCGTTTCCGCAGAAGAAGAGAAGTGCTGCAGGATGCGGGTACCGGTATGCGTCAGGAGGAGATAGACCGCATGCTCTCCCGCGGCGCCGCGGAGAGATTGCAGGACTCCGAGCCGCTTCCGAAGGGCATGAACCGTCAGACGCTCTCTCTGGTGCGCGAATATCTTCGGAATCATCTCGGACAGCGCTTCACAAGTGAGGCGATTGCGACCCAGATCGGTCTTTCCCGCATCACGGTGCGTCGCTATGTGAGCTTCCTTGTGGAGCGCGGCGAGCTCACGAGCACCATCGATTACCAGACCGGCGGTAGACCCGGAATCCTGTATCAGTATAGGGAATTTCAGTGA
- the rsxC gene encoding electron transport complex subunit RsxC, with protein MGLATFRGGVHPFEGKELSMDRAVTVLKPTSGEMVYPVSQHIGAPAKAIVKVGDEVLVGQKIAEAGGFISAVVVSSVSGKVKKIEPRVTAGGAKSISIVLENDGLYTAVEGLGEDRDATKLSKQEIRDIVREAGIVGLGGAGFPTNVKLTPKDESKIDYVIVNGAECEPYLTCDYRMMIEEPERLVGGLKVMLQLFENAKAVIGIENNKPKAIEKLRALVKDEPKITVEPLRTKYPQGGERSLIYAVTGREINSSMLPADAGCVVDNVNTVMAIYDAVCKQTPILERVITVTGDAVKEPQNFKVRTGMNYNDIIEAAGGFVGEPKKILSGGPMMGQAMYTTDVPVTKNSSSLTCFLEDEVEKNPESPCIRCGRCGEVCPEFLVPVLMMQTCMAGNSEGYEKLYGMECIECGSCSYICPARRPLTQAFKQMKRRIGEERRQKAAAEKAASGKEAK; from the coding sequence ATGGGATTGGCAACTTTTCGAGGCGGCGTCCATCCGTTTGAGGGCAAGGAACTCTCAATGGACAGAGCTGTCACTGTGCTGAAACCGACTTCCGGCGAGATGGTGTATCCCGTCTCGCAGCACATCGGCGCTCCGGCAAAGGCAATCGTCAAGGTCGGGGACGAGGTGCTGGTGGGGCAGAAAATCGCCGAGGCGGGCGGTTTTATCTCGGCGGTCGTGGTGAGCTCCGTGTCGGGCAAGGTAAAGAAGATTGAGCCCCGCGTCACCGCAGGCGGCGCGAAGAGCATCTCGATTGTGCTCGAGAACGACGGTCTGTATACGGCGGTCGAGGGACTCGGAGAAGACAGAGATGCAACGAAGCTCAGCAAACAGGAAATCCGGGACATTGTCCGCGAAGCCGGCATTGTGGGTCTCGGCGGCGCAGGCTTTCCGACCAACGTAAAGCTCACGCCGAAGGATGAGTCAAAGATTGACTATGTCATTGTAAACGGCGCTGAGTGCGAGCCCTATCTGACCTGCGATTACCGCATGATGATTGAGGAGCCGGAGCGTCTGGTCGGCGGTCTCAAGGTCATGCTGCAGCTCTTTGAGAACGCGAAGGCTGTGATCGGCATCGAGAACAACAAGCCGAAGGCCATCGAGAAGCTCCGCGCGCTTGTGAAAGACGAGCCGAAGATTACGGTGGAGCCCTTAAGAACCAAGTACCCGCAGGGCGGCGAGCGCTCGCTGATTTATGCGGTGACCGGCAGAGAAATCAACTCCTCCATGCTCCCGGCGGATGCGGGCTGTGTCGTGGACAATGTGAACACGGTCATGGCGATTTACGATGCGGTCTGTAAGCAGACCCCGATTTTGGAGCGCGTGATTACCGTCACCGGCGATGCCGTGAAGGAACCGCAGAACTTCAAGGTCAGAACCGGCATGAACTACAACGACATCATTGAGGCGGCCGGCGGCTTTGTCGGCGAGCCGAAGAAGATACTCTCCGGCGGTCCCATGATGGGCCAGGCCATGTATACCACGGATGTCCCGGTCACGAAGAACTCCTCTTCGCTGACCTGCTTCCTCGAGGACGAGGTCGAGAAGAACCCCGAGAGTCCCTGCATCCGCTGCGGACGCTGCGGTGAAGTATGTCCCGAGTTTCTGGTTCCGGTGCTCATGATGCAGACCTGCATGGCCGGAAACAGCGAGGGCTATGAGAAGCTCTACGGCATGGAGTGCATTGAGTGCGGCAGCTGTTCCTACATCTGTCCCGCGAGACGGCCGCTGACCCAGGCGTTCAAGCAGATGAAGCGCCGCATCGGCGAAGAGCGGCGTCAAAAGGCTGCCGCAGAGAAGGCAGCGAGCGGAAAGGAGGCAAAGTAA
- a CDS encoding sodium/glutamate symporter produces the protein METLMAYFGKFTAAEAGKLANFQFEYLTTLGFAAIVIFLGRFIVSKSKALQKYAIPAPVVSGLIFSLVISGIKGAGIMEFTFDAKIMKDLCQNLFFLCVGYGFSAKMLKNAGGKLCIMIAFAACLLITLQNALGVVLAHVIGMNPLLALQCSSASMSGGVGTASAFGPIFEKMGAADATTVGVAAGTLGNIMGSLIGGPVAAYLITSKGLKSDPNDKPEAQRTGVKPTLDNTRMIYAFATCLLLAALGMPIYMLLDSIPMIEMPKFIGCLFAGAIGRNVMEALGVDTRVPETEAIEHMFLELYLALVLMTIDITKLAPVAGQMGIILVAQAALMAVFAIFISFNLFGRDYGAAVMAAGNCGWGCGSGPNAVANEKAVMDQYGYHDIAWVLYPSFAVIIDDIYNPICLSLMGSFFGK, from the coding sequence ATGGAAACACTCATGGCGTACTTTGGTAAGTTCACCGCAGCAGAGGCGGGCAAGCTTGCCAACTTCCAGTTCGAGTATCTGACGACCCTCGGCTTTGCGGCCATCGTCATCTTCCTCGGACGCTTCATCGTTTCGAAGTCGAAGGCACTGCAGAAGTATGCAATCCCGGCACCGGTCGTTTCGGGACTCATTTTCTCCCTCGTGATCTCGGGCATCAAGGGTGCCGGCATCATGGAGTTTACCTTTGACGCAAAGATCATGAAGGATCTCTGCCAGAACCTCTTCTTCCTCTGCGTGGGCTACGGCTTCAGCGCAAAGATGTTGAAGAACGCAGGCGGCAAGCTCTGCATCATGATCGCGTTTGCGGCTTGTCTGCTGATTACCCTTCAGAATGCGCTCGGCGTGGTGCTCGCGCATGTGATCGGCATGAATCCGCTGCTCGCACTTCAGTGCTCCTCGGCTTCGATGTCCGGCGGTGTCGGCACGGCTTCCGCTTTCGGCCCGATCTTTGAGAAGATGGGCGCTGCGGACGCGACGACGGTCGGTGTCGCTGCGGGTACGCTCGGCAACATCATGGGCTCCCTGATCGGCGGACCGGTTGCGGCTTACCTCATCACGAGCAAGGGCCTCAAGTCCGACCCGAACGATAAGCCCGAGGCACAGAGAACCGGTGTGAAGCCGACCCTCGACAACACGCGTATGATTTACGCGTTTGCGACCTGCCTGCTCCTTGCGGCACTCGGCATGCCGATTTACATGCTCCTCGACTCGATCCCGATGATTGAGATGCCGAAGTTCATCGGCTGCCTCTTCGCGGGTGCCATCGGCAGAAACGTGATGGAAGCGCTCGGCGTTGACACGAGAGTGCCGGAGACCGAGGCAATCGAGCACATGTTCCTGGAGCTCTACCTCGCGCTCGTGCTGATGACCATCGACATCACGAAGCTCGCGCCGGTTGCGGGCCAGATGGGCATCATCCTCGTTGCACAGGCGGCTCTCATGGCTGTCTTTGCAATCTTCATCTCCTTCAATCTCTTCGGAAGAGACTACGGCGCAGCGGTCATGGCGGCAGGAAACTGCGGTTGGGGTTGCGGCTCCGGACCGAACGCGGTTGCAAACGAGAAGGCGGTTATGGACCAGTACGGCTACCACGATATCGCATGGGTGCTCTATCCCTCCTTCGCCGTCATCATCGACGATATTTACAACCCGATTTGCCTCTCTCTGATGGGAAGCTTCTTCGGAAAGTAA
- a CDS encoding YqeG family HAD IIIA-type phosphatase: MRAFFPEDEVNSVYDFPFESLTERGIRGIIFDIDNTLVPPDAPVDARCRALIRALKTAGFRICLVSNNKGPRIVPFATALNLPYVERALKPRRYGYRRAMARMGTAPAETIAIGDQLFTDIWGANRAGMHSLLVKPMEPKEEIQILVKRLLERPFLWYYRRKKAGGEAHD; encoded by the coding sequence ATGAGAGCCTTCTTTCCCGAGGATGAGGTGAATTCGGTCTATGACTTTCCCTTCGAGAGCCTCACGGAGCGCGGCATACGCGGCATCATCTTTGACATCGACAACACCTTGGTGCCGCCGGATGCGCCGGTCGATGCGCGTTGCCGCGCGTTGATTCGCGCTTTAAAGACAGCGGGCTTTCGCATCTGTCTGGTGTCCAACAATAAGGGACCGCGGATTGTGCCCTTTGCGACGGCGCTGAATCTTCCCTATGTGGAGCGCGCGCTGAAGCCGCGGCGCTACGGGTACCGCCGCGCGATGGCGCGCATGGGAACCGCACCCGCAGAGACCATAGCGATCGGCGACCAGCTCTTCACGGATATCTGGGGCGCCAACCGCGCCGGCATGCACAGTCTCCTGGTGAAACCCATGGAGCCGAAGGAGGAGATTCAAATTCTCGTAAAGCGCCTCTTGGAGCGCCCCTTCCTTTGGTACTACCGGAGGAAAAAAGCGGGGGGAGAGGCGCATGATTGA
- the nrdR gene encoding transcriptional regulator NrdR has translation MKCPFCNAPDTRVIDSRPADENATIRRRRQCERCGKRFTTYEKPETMPLMIIKKDDSREAYDRAKIERGIVSSCHKRPISSAQITAMTDAVETALFNREEREIPSTVIGEMVMEQLKQVDPVAYVRFASVYREFEDVNTFMSEINKLITQKEQA, from the coding sequence ATGAAATGCCCATTTTGCAATGCGCCGGATACGCGCGTCATTGACTCCCGCCCGGCGGATGAGAACGCGACCATACGCCGCCGTCGCCAGTGCGAGCGCTGCGGCAAGCGCTTCACGACCTATGAGAAGCCTGAGACCATGCCGCTCATGATCATCAAGAAGGATGATTCGAGAGAGGCCTATGATCGCGCAAAGATTGAGCGGGGCATTGTGAGTTCCTGCCATAAGCGCCCCATCAGCTCGGCACAGATTACGGCGATGACCGATGCGGTAGAGACCGCGCTCTTTAATCGGGAGGAGAGAGAAATTCCGTCGACCGTGATCGGCGAAATGGTCATGGAACAGTTAAAGCAGGTGGATCCGGTCGCCTATGTGCGCTTTGCCTCGGTGTATCGGGAGTTTGAGGACGTGAACACCTTCATGTCGGAAATCAATAAGCTCATCACGCAAAAGGAGCAGGCATGA